The segment tgccattaaaCATTCTGACACTGGTGACAATCTAAAACATGTTTTTCTAATTCTTGTACTTTTGCATAATTTAGCATGCGTGTTGCAAATAAGTTGTGTAGGTGCGAGTTTTTGATGCCAAAAGGTCAAagaaattcatgaaattttttACGTGAGTATTTAATGGACTTATGAACGAAAACagtatttcaaaattcaagcTCTCGCATTCTCTCGTGGCGAATCGTAGAACAcggaatttttaataaaaatgcaatcaaatttgaatttgaatacgTTTCTTGCGAAATTTTCCATGGCGATGGAAAACTccgaagaaaaactgaaaaagctACGTTTTTAATCATGgtaaatttttcgaattttgcaaTTCATAAtcttttagtgaaaaaaaacaaGCTTCCAAGAATAAAgattttgtataaaaatatatcttcatTTTGTAATCAATCCAGAAAAAATATGATTTGGGAATAGTTTCTTACAAAATTTTCTGTGGTGACGAGAAATCCCCAAGAACAGTAGAAAATGCAAGGTGGAATACTTTTAAAATGTTAATCTTACTTATCAATTTTAATCTCTCAATCTTTGAATCTTAAACAGTAGTTTTTCAACGTTCAACCATAGTTTTCAAAATTTGCCGTGAAACCGCAGCCGtgaaaatttttgtaaaaaccTTTTTAAGATATATTTTCTGGATTACTgagaaaatttggttccatcttCAACAAGTTTAGGAGTTATGGATATTCGAAATAAGTAATAACcgagaaaatcaaaaaatcctttGGAGTTTTCTAGACAAATTGAATTTTGCAATATTGTTATCGTTCCTAAGTCTTCAACTGTGAGTGTATACAATTTCATGACATTTGAGACCCTTCAGCTCAAtcctgtacgataattttgcaaaaaatgcCCGAGTGTGTCGCAAAATTAGAAAATCCCAAGATAGCACAAAAAcgaatcatttttttttattttactctcGCTCATTCAGTTGTCTTGCGAATACGTAAACCTAGATATCGTTCGATAGCAGACCCATCGAATCGCACTCCTTAGTCGGCCGCTGATCCATGAGCAAAGACCTCCAGCAGTAACCACCAGGGAGCACCAATATTTCAAATGATCAGTATATCCGTAGGTTAAGGTTCATTGTAGAATGTCATATTGTATTTAGCACACGTTTTTCACTGTAAAAATCCTACTCATATCTAAACATAACAAACAATGCGAACAATGGAAGTGAGATTAAGCAAAAGCGTTAGACACACATTGATGAAGTGACAATTGCATAACAAGATGGATGCTAATCCTATCTGAGTAGTAAGCTGGGATGTAAAAAGTGGCatacatttttttatattttaatattttatcttgTGAGCCTTTCCTAACTATCAAGTAGATGCAAATGGAAATTTTAACGGTAGAAACCGGTAATGATCATAAACTGATTTAAGTTTACATCAGTtaaattacaagaaattttaatttcttaaCAAAGGCAAATATTTTGAACCGGATCATTAGCAACCATAAAATATCCAAGTACAAATAAACCTACTGCTCATTATTGAATACAACAATTATTCcactaaattgcaaacaataACCCGAGATTCAAAGATTGATTGACGTCGAATACATACCCGCTTATAGGACAAAAAATCACTGGTAGTTACCATGCAGCATGCTTCAACCTTAGTTACGTTGCCACAGATTATTCCTAAAGCTTATAACGAAAATAATGGAACTAACgtgcaaaacagaaaaataaaacaaccacAACATACGCCGGACACAAGACACACATATAAATAAAGTTATTAGTTAAGGAACTTTTCCTatgattaaaataataaaaatgtgcACAATTGTTTCCTTCAACTGATAAAAAATGCTACACATGCACAAACTATGAAGTTAATGAATGCAATCATAAGATGGTATCGAAATAAGCAAATTGCATgagatttttgttttgaaaaggATATTATAACGTCCACGGTGAGTGTCCTCCGTTGATGTAGGACACGTAGGTGAAACCATCTTTGCATTTCCCCCGAATCGAGTAGTAGTAAGGCAGAAACGAGTGTAGTATGAATCTGTATGGTTCGATTGAATTATTATAAGAAATCGTCAACTGTCCATTTACTAATTGTGCTTCAAACTTACCCTCTTCGTTCGTAAAAGAGTATGGCGGTTTGATTCGTCGTAAGAACATGGAGGAATATTGCCTTCACATTATGCCGCTCGGCAGTCGTCAAATGATTTATGAGAGAGTCCAACAACAGTGATCCTATACCATTCTGGCGGTACTTACGATGCACACCGAGAGAAAGAATATAACCAATTTCCGCCTCGCGGCCCATCGACTCCGACAATATACCGCGATCCTGAAATAGTAGTTAGcaacatattttatttgtctTTACAAAATAGTTTAATTTCTCAGTCTTACATTTTAAAGTTTACCCACAGCCATACACACCAGCGTATACACAAATAAAGTCAATTAAAGCTCGGGTCGCAGAAACGtaagttga is part of the Sabethes cyaneus chromosome 2, idSabCyanKW18_F2, whole genome shotgun sequence genome and harbors:
- the LOC128734282 gene encoding N-alpha-acetyltransferase 60 isoform X2 encodes the protein MRLYHHNHLGPTKTEDQLKAKSVPLCSVNDVQLRFLCPDDLEEVRTLCQDWFPIDYPLSWYEDITSSTRFFALAAVYNFTIIGLIVAEIKLYSKLNKEDRGILSESMGREAEIGYILSLGVHRKYRQNGIGSLLLDSLINHLTTAERHNVKAIFLHVLTTNQTAILFYERRGFILHSFLPYYYSIRGKCKDGFTYVSYINGGHSPWTLYDHLKYWCSLVVTAGGLCSWISGRLRSAIRWVCYRTISRFTYSQDN
- the LOC128734282 gene encoding N-alpha-acetyltransferase 60 isoform X1; translation: MAQSFSWYHHNHLGPTKTEDQLKAKSVPLCSVNDVQLRFLCPDDLEEVRTLCQDWFPIDYPLSWYEDITSSTRFFALAAVYNFTIIGLIVAEIKLYSKLNKEDRGILSESMGREAEIGYILSLGVHRKYRQNGIGSLLLDSLINHLTTAERHNVKAIFLHVLTTNQTAILFYERRGFILHSFLPYYYSIRGKCKDGFTYVSYINGGHSPWTLYDHLKYWCSLVVTAGGLCSWISGRLRSAIRWVCYRTISRFTYSQDN